DNA from Candidatus Margulisiibacteriota bacterium:
GCTATGCCCAAAGTAATTCTCGGACTTAATATAGATCATGTTGCTACTCTGAGACAGGCCAGAAAAGGCTTTGAGCCTGATCCGCTGGAAGCTGCGCTTATCGCGCAAAAAGCGGGCGCTGATCTGATAACAATTCATTTAAGAGAAGACCGTCGGCACATTCAGGATAATGATGTCCTGAGGATTAAGCAAGCTATATCCGTTCCCCTGAATCTGGAAATGGCCCCTGTACCCGAAATTGTGGACATTGCTTTAAAAGTTAAACCCCATAAAGTGACGTTAGTGCCGGAGAAAAGGCAGGAGCTGACTACCGAAGGTGGCTTGGATGTGGTAAAAAATTTTGAGAAAATAAAAAAAATTAACAGCAGGTTCCAGAAGGCCGGGATAATCGTGAGCCTGTT
Protein-coding regions in this window:
- a CDS encoding pyridoxine 5'-phosphate synthase; translated protein: MPKVILGLNIDHVATLRQARKGFEPDPLEAALIAQKAGADLITIHLREDRRHIQDNDVLRIKQAISVPLNLEMAPVPEIVDIALKVKPHKVTLVPEKRQELTTEGGLDVVKNFEKIKKINSRFQKAGIIVSLFIEAQKKQIKASKDSGAPSIELHTGRYAESSGLKQQKELEKLQEAVAYAQSIGLAVHAGHGLNYENTAAVAAIKGIEELNIGHSIISSAVLLGLPQAIKNMKQNML